Proteins encoded together in one Acipenser ruthenus chromosome 22, fAciRut3.2 maternal haplotype, whole genome shotgun sequence window:
- the LOC117431454 gene encoding myosin-11-like isoform X2, producing the protein MAKKADGALSEDEKFLFLDKNFINSPLAQADWAAKKLVWVPSEKQGFEAASIKEERGDEVVVELAENGKKVTINKDDIQKMNPPKFSKVEDMAELTCLNEASVLHNLRERYFSGLIYTYSGLFCVVVNPYKMLPIYSEKIIEMYKGKKRHEIPPHIYSIADNAYRNMLQEREDQSILCTGESGAGKTENTKKVIQYLAVIASSHKGKKETSITGELEKQLLQANPILEAFGNAKTIKNDNSSRFGKFIRINFDVTGYIVGANIETYLLEKSRCIRQAKIERAFHIFYYLLAGAGEQQRKDLLLEGFGDYRFLMAGHVPVPGASDSEMFEETLEAMSIMGFNEEEQTGILKIVSSVLQLGNIEFKKERNNDQASMPDNTAAQKVCHLLGINVTDFTRAILTPRIKVGREVVQKAQTKEQADFAVEALAKAKYDRLFKWILARVNKALDKTKRQGASFLGILDIAGFEIFEVNSFEQLCINFTNEKLQQLFNHTMFILEQEEYKREGIEWNFIDFGLDLQPCIELIERPNNPPGILALLDEECWFPKATDTSFVEKLCSEQANHPKFQKPKQLKDKTEFFVFHYAGQVNYNASEWLTKNMDPLNDNVTALLNNSSSPYVADLWKDVDRIVGLDQMTKMSDSSAPSASKTKKGMFRTVGQLYKESLTKLMTTLRNTNPNFVRCIIPNHEKRSGKLDANLVLEQLRCNGVLEGIRICRQGFPNRVLFQEFRQRYEILAAGSIPKGFMDGKQACAIMIKALELDPNLYRIGQSKIFFRTGVLAHLEEERDMKVTVVIISFQAQARGHLARKAFAKRQQQLTAMKVIQRNCAAYLKLRNWQWWRLFTKVKPLLQVTRQEEEMHLKEDELHRTKELQQKTETELKDLSQKHTQLVEEKNLLQEQLQAETELYAEAEEMRIRLSAKKQELEEILHEMEARIEEEEERNVVLQGEKKKMQQQMQELEEQLEEEEDARQKLQLEKVTAEGKIKKLEDEVLIMDDQNNKLQKEKKLLEERIGDLSTNMAEEEEKSKNLTKLKNKHESMISELEVRLKKEEKARQELDKGKRKLEAESNDLQEQIADLQAQIAELKAQLAKKEEELQNALGRLEDETAQKNNALKKIRELEGHISDLQEDLDSERAARNKAEKYKRDLGEELEALKSELEDTLDSTATQQELRTKREQEVTILKRALEEESRSHEAQMQEMRQKQTQAVEELTEQLEQSKRVKANLDKAKQALEKENGELARDVSSLSQAKQEVEHKRKKLEGQLTDLQAKYNDGEKQKAELGERVSKLSNELDSVTNLLNEAEGKTIKLNKDVSSLSSQLQDTQELLSEETRMKLNVTTRMRQVEEERNTLQEQLDEEVEAKRNVERNISTLNIQLSDSKKKLEEFVSSVELLEEGKKRLQRDLEAANTQFEEKASAYDKLEKTKNRVQQELEDLIVDLDNQRQLVSNLEKKQKKFDQMLAEEKCISNKYADERDRAEAEAREKETRALSLARALDEAQVSREELERINKQLRTEMEDLVSSKDDVGKSVHEMEKSKRALETQVEEMKTQLEELEDELQATEDAKLRLEVNMQALKAQFERDLQGRDEQSEEKRRQLGKQVRELETELEDERKQRVLVGTAKKKLEGDLKEMEGQLEAVTKGRDEAIKQLRKIQGQVKDFQRELEDACNAREEVLATAKESEKKAKSLEAELMQLQEDLAAAERARKQAEAERDELADELSSNTSGKSAIVDEKRRLEAKISALEEELEEEQSSMEMLNDRLKKAMQQTEQLNNELASERSTSQKNESARQQLERQNKELKAKLQEMEGAIKSKFKTSITSLEAKVQGLEEQLEQEAREKQASVKGLRQKEKKLKDMLMQVEDERKQAEQYKDQAEKANARVKQLKRQLEESEEEAQRITAARRKLQRELDEATESSEAMSREVAALKNKLRRGNEVSFSAPRRGGGGGGRRGVIEAGGSDEEADGHDRDFNGTKASE; encoded by the exons ATGGCAAAGAAGGCAGACGGTGCCCTGAGCGAGGATGAGAAGTTCCTCTTCCTGGACAAGAACTTCATTAACAGCCCACTGGCACAGGCTGACTGGGCTGCCAAGAAGCTGGTGTGGGTCCCATCTGAGAAGCAGGGCTTCGAGGCAGCCAGCATCAAGGAGGAGCGCGGGGATGAGGTGGTGGTGGAGCTGGCTGAGAATGGCAAGAAGGTGACCATCAACAAGGACGACATCCAGAAGATGAACCCTCCCAAGTTCAGCAAGGTGGAGGACATGGCCGAGCTCACCTGCCTCAACGAGGCCTCCGTGCTGCACAACCTGAGGGAGAGGTACTTCTCCGGGCTCATCTAC ACTTATTCAGGTCTCTTCTGCGTGGTTGTGAACCcctacaaaatgctgcccatctACTCTGAGAAAATCATTGAAATGTACAAGGGGAAGAAGCGCCACGAGATCCCTCCACATATATACTCCATTGCCGACAACGCATACAGGAACATGTTACAag AGCGTGAAGACCAGTCTATCCTCTGCAC AGGTGAGTCTGGAGCGGGTAAGACAGAGAACACGAAGAAGGTGATTCAGTACCTGGCTGTGATCGCGTCCTCCCACAAAGGCAAGAAGGAGACCAGCATCACT GGGGAACTGGAGAAGCAGCTGCTCCAGGCCAATCCCATCCTGGAAGCTTTCGGGAATGCCAAGACCATCAAGAACGACAACTCTTCCCGATTC GGTAAATTCATCCGCATCAACTTTGACGTGACTGGCTACATTGTGGGAGCCAATATTGAGACCT ATCTGCTGGAGAAATCCCGTTGTATCCGTCAAGCCAAGATTGAGAGAGCCTTCCACATCTTCTACTATCTGCTGGCAGGGGCTGGAGAGCAGCAACGCA AGGATCTGCTGCTGGAAGGATTTGGGGATTATCGCTTCCTCATGGCAGGGCACGTTCCAGTCCCAGGAGCATCAGACAGTGAGATGTTTGAGGAGACTCTGGAGGCCATGAGCATTATGGGTTTCAACGAGGAAGAGCAGACAG GCATCCTGAAGATTGTCTCCTCTGTTCTGCAGCTTGGAAACATTGAGTTCAAGAAGGAGAGGAACAATGACCAGGCCTCCATGCCTGACAACACAG CCGCCCAGAAAGTGTGCCACCTGCTGGGGATAAACGTGACAGATTTCACACGAGCCATCCTCACCCCACGTATCAAAGTGGGTCGAGAAGTGGTCCAGAAAGCACAGACCAAAGAGCAG GCGGACTTTGCAGTGGAGGCCCTGGCCAAGGCAAAGTACGATCGCCTGTTCAAATGGATTCTGGCTCGCGTCAACAAAGCACTCGACAAAACCAAGAGGCAGGGGGCGTCTTTCCTGGGCATCTTGGATATCGCCGGCTTCGAGATCTTTGAG gtgaACTCCTTCGAGCAGCTCTGCATCAACTTCACCAACGAGAAGCTGCAGCAGCTATTCAACCACACCATGTTCATCCTGGAGCAGGAGGAGTACAAGCGAGAGGGCATCGAGTGGAACTTCATCGACTTCGGCCTGGACCTGCAGCCCTGCATTGAGCTGATCGAGAGACCG AATAACCCCCCAGGTATCCTGGCTCTGCTGGATGAGGAGTGCTGGTTCCCCAAGGCAACAGATACCTCCTTTGTGGAGAAACTCTGCAGTGAGCAAGCCAACCATCCCAAGTTCCAGAAGCCCAAGCAGCTCAAGGACAAAACCGAATTCTTTGTGTTTCACTACGCCGGCCAG GTTAATTACAATGCCAGTGAATGGCTGACGAAGAACATGGACCCCCTGAATGACAACGTAACCGCCCTCCTGAACAACTCCTCCAGCCCATATGTGGCGGACCTCTGGAAAGATG TTGACCGCATCGTTGGGCTGGATCAGATGACGAAAATGTCAGACAGCTCTGCGCCCAGTGCCTCCAAGACCAAGAAGGGCATGTTCCGCACAGTGGGCCAGCTGTACAAAGAGAGCTTGACCAAGCTGATGACCACTTTGAGGAATACCAACCCCAACTTTGTGCGGTGCATCATCCCCAACCACGAGAAGAGG tCTGGGAAGCTGGACGCTAACCTCGTCCTGGAGCAGCTTCGTTGCAATGGCGTCCTGGAAGGGATCAGAATCTGCCGACAAGGGTTCCCCAACCGCGTCCTCTTCCAGGAGTTCCGACAGAG ATACGAAATTCTGGCTGCTGGGTCTATTCCTAAAGGCTTCATGGACGGGAAACAGGCCTGCGCTATTATG ATCAAAGCCCTGGAGCTGGACCCTAACCTCTACCGGATTGGTCAGAGCAAGATCTTCTTCCGCACGGGAGTGCTGGCTCACCTGGAAGAGGAACGAGACATGAAGGTCACGGTCGTCATCATTTCCTTCCAGGCCCAGGCCCGTGGCCACCTTGCCAGGAA GGCATTCGCTAAGAGACAGCAGCAGCTGACTGCTATGAAGGTGATACAGAGAAATTGTGCTGCCTACCTGAAACTGCGCAACTGGCAGTGGTGGAGACTGTTCACCAAG GTCAAGCCACTGCTGCAGGTCACCCGACAGGAGGAGGAAATGCACTTGAAAGAAGACGAGCTGCACAGAACCAAGGAGTTGCAGCAGAAGACAGAGACGGAGCTGAAGGATCTGTCTCAGAAACATACACAG CTGGTAGAGGAGAAGAATCTCCTCCAGGAGCAGCTGCAGGCAGAGACAGAACTGTACGCAGAGGCAGAGGAGATGCGGATTCGATTGTCCGCCAAGAAACAGGAGCTGGAGGAGATCCTGCATGAGATGGAGGCTCGtattgaggaggaggaggaacgcAACGTGGTGCTGCAGGGAGAGAAGAAGAAGATGCAGCAGCAGATGCAG GAGCTGGAGGAGCagctggaagaggaggaggacGCCCGTCAGAAGCTGCAGCTGGAGAAGGTGACGGCCGAGGGCAAGATCAAGAAACTGGAGGATGAAGTCCTGATCATGGATGACCAGAACAACAAGCTGCAGAAG GAGAAGAAGCTGTTGGAGGAGAGAATTGGGGACTTAAGCACAAACATGGCAGAAGAGGAAGAGAAATCCAAGAACCTGACCAAGCTGAAGAACAAACACGAGTCCATGATCTCCGAGCTCGAAG TGCGTCTCAAGAAGGAGGAGAAGGCTCGTCAGGAGCTGGACAAGGGGAAGCGGAAGCTGGAAGCAGAGTCGAACGATCTCCAAGAGCAGATTGCCGACCTCCAGGCTCAGATCGCCGAGCTGAAGGCACAGTTGGCCAAGAAAGAGGAGGAGCTGCAGAATGCCCTGGGGCG GCTGGAGGATGAGACAGCTCAGAAGAACAATGCACTGAAGAAGATCCGGGAGCTGGAGGGGCACATCTCAGACCTGCAGGAGGACCTGGACTCGGAGCGTGCCGCTCGCAACAAGGCTGAGAAATACAAGCGGGACCTGGGGGAGGAGCTGGAGGCACTCAAGAGTGAGCTGGAGGATACCCTGGACAGCACAGCTACGCAGCAGGAGCTCCG GACAAAGCGTGAGCAGGAAGTGACAATCCTGAAGAGGGCTCTGGAGGAGGAGAGCCGCAGCCACGAGGCACAAATGCAGGAAATgcgacagaaacaaacacaggcTGTGGAGGAGCTCACTGAACAGCTGGAGCAGTCCAAGCGG GTGAAGGCTAACCTGGACAAGGCGAAGCAGGCTCTGGAGAAGGAGAATGGCGAGTTGGCCAGGGATGTGAGCTCACTGTCTCAGGCCAAGCAGGAGGTAGAACACAAGAGGAAGAAGCTGGAAGGGCAGCTGACCGACCTGCAGGCCAAATACAACGATGGGGAGAAACAGAAAGCAGAGCTGGGAGAGCGTGTTTCCAAACTGTCG AATGAGCTGGACAGCGTAACCAATCTCCTAAACGAGGCTGAGGGGAAAACCATCAAACTGAACAAGGATGTGTCCAGTCTAAGCTCCCAGCTCCAGGACACACAG GAACTGCTGTCAGAGGAGACTCGTATGAAGCTGAACGTGACCACCCGGATGAGACAGGTGGAGGAAGAGCGAAACACACTGCAGGAGCAGCTGGATGAAGAGGTCGAGGCCAAGCGAAACGTGGAGAGGAACATCTCCACACTCAACATACAG CTATCAGATTCAAAGAAGAAGCTAGAAGAGTTTGTGAGCTCTGTGGAGCTGCTGGAAGAGGGGAAGAAACGCTTGCAGCGTGACCTGGAGGCAGCAAACACACAGTTCGAGGAGAAGGCCTCAGCCTATGACAAGCTGGAGAAGACCAAGAACCGCGTGCAGCAAGAGCTGGAAGACCTGATTGTGGATCTAGACAACCAGAGACAGCTGGTCTCCAATCTggagaagaagcagaagaagttTGACCAG ATGCTGGCGGAAGAAAAGTGCATCTCCAACAAGTATGCAGATGAACGGGACCGTGCTGAGGCGGAGGCCCGCGAGAAGGAGACACGAGCTCTGTCCCTGGCCCGGGCACTGGATGAGGCCCAAGTCTCCCGCGAGGAGCTTGAGAGGATCAATAAGCAGCTCCGCACTGAGATGGAAGATCTGGTCAGCTCCAAGGATGACGTTGGCAAGAGC GTCCACGAGATGGAGAAGTCGAAGCGCGCTCTGGAGACGCAGGTGGAGGAGATGAAGACCCAGCTGGAGGAGCTGGAGGATGAGTTGCAGGCCACCGAGGACGCCAAGCTCCGACTGGAGGTCAACATGCAGGCACTCAAGGCCCAGTTTGAGAGGGACCTGCAGGGGCGTGACGAGCAGAGCGAGGAGAAGAGGAGGCAGCTGGGAAAACAG GTGCGTGAACTTGAGACAGAGCTGGAGGACGAGCGTAAGCAGCGAGTCCTGGTGGGCACCGCCAAGAAGAAGCTGGAAGGAGATCTCAAGGAAATGGAAGGGCAGCTGGAAGCCGTCACCAAGGGACGAGATGAAGCCATCAAACAGCTCCGCAAGATCCAG GGCCAGGTGAAAGACTTCCAGCGGGAGCTTGAGGACGCGTGCAACGCCCGGGAGGAAGTGTTGGCCACCGCCAAGGAGAGCGAGAAGAAAGCAAAGAGTTTGGAGGCAGAGCTGATGCAGCTGCAGGAG gaTCTGGCAGCAGCAGAGCGTGCTCGGAAACAGGCAGAGGCTGAGAGGGATGAGTTAGCCGACGAACTGTCCAGCAACACATCTGGAAA GTCAGCAATAGTGGACGAAAAGCGGCGTCTAGAGGCCAAGATCTCTGCCCtggaggaggagctggaggaggaACAGAGCAGCATGGAGATGCTCAATGACAGGCTGAAGAAAGCAATGCAGCAG aCGGAACAGCTGAACAACGAGTTGGCATCGGAGCGCAGCACCTCCCAGAAGAACGAGAGTGCCCGGCAGCAGCTTGAGCGGCAGAATAAGGAGCTCAAGGCCAAGCTGCAGGAGATGGAGGGAGCCATCAAGTCCAAATTCAAGACCTCTATCACCTCACTGGAGGCCAAGGTCCAAGGGCTGGAGGAGCAGCTGGAGCAGGAAGCCAG GGAGAAACAGGCATCCGTCAAGGGGCTTAGACAGAAGGAGAAGAAGCTGAAGGATATGTTGATGCAGGTGGAGGATGAGAGGAAACAGGCCGAGCAGTACAAAGACCAG GCGGAGAAGGCAAACGCGCGGGTGAAGCAGCTCAAGAGGCAGCTGGAGGAGTCTGAGGAGGAGGCCCAGCGCATCACCGCTGCCCGCAGGAAGCTGCAGCGCGAGCTTGACGAGGCCACAGAGTCCAGCGAGGCCATGAGCCGCGAGGTCGCAGCCCTGAAGAACAAGCTCAG GCGAGGGAACGAGGTCTCCTTCAGCGCTCCGCGTCGAGGAGGCGGCGGAGGTGGCCGACGCGGAGTCATTGAAGCGGGCGGTTCAGACGAGGAGGCTGACGGGCATGACAGAGATTTCAACGGGACAAAAGCCAGCGAATGA